The following are encoded together in the Arcticibacterium luteifluviistationis genome:
- a CDS encoding 3'-5' exonuclease has product MTHNLKLKKPLAVFDLETTGTNISRDRIVELSVAKAMPDGTVEVKTKRVNPEMPIPIESSLIHGIYDEDVKDEPTFRQMAKSLAQFLQGCDLAGFNSNRFDIPMLVEEFLRAGSDMFDLKNRKFVDAQRIFHQMEPRTLSAGYKFYTGKSLENAHSAEADTLATLEVICAQVERYEGVKITNKKGEEIEPVKNDVQALHDFTSGKIVDFANRLAYDDNDIIVFNFGKHKGKKVTDVFTKEKGYYDWMMNSDFPLDTKRKLTEIKLSMAGGLFGS; this is encoded by the coding sequence ATGACGCATAATTTAAAGCTTAAGAAACCATTAGCTGTTTTTGATTTAGAAACTACAGGAACCAACATTTCTAGAGATAGAATAGTAGAGCTTTCTGTGGCTAAAGCAATGCCAGATGGCACGGTGGAGGTGAAAACCAAACGTGTAAATCCTGAAATGCCTATTCCTATTGAGTCTAGTTTGATTCATGGTATTTATGATGAAGATGTTAAAGACGAACCTACTTTTAGGCAAATGGCCAAATCGTTGGCTCAGTTTCTTCAAGGTTGCGACCTTGCGGGTTTTAACAGCAACAGGTTTGATATACCAATGTTGGTTGAAGAGTTTTTAAGAGCAGGATCAGACATGTTCGACCTTAAAAATAGAAAGTTTGTAGACGCTCAGCGTATATTTCACCAAATGGAGCCAAGGACTTTAAGTGCTGGCTATAAGTTTTATACAGGCAAGAGTTTAGAAAACGCTCACAGTGCCGAGGCTGATACACTAGCTACTTTAGAGGTGATATGTGCTCAGGTAGAAAGATACGAAGGCGTAAAAATCACGAATAAGAAGGGAGAAGAAATAGAGCCAGTTAAAAACGATGTGCAGGCATTACATGATTTTACCTCAGGTAAGATTGTAGATTTTGCAAACAGGTTGGCCTATGACGATAATGATATTATAGTTTTCAATTTTGGAAAACATAAAGGGAAAAAGGTAACTGACGTCTTCACCAAAGAGAAAGGCTACTACGACTGGATGATGAACAGTGATTTCCCATTAGATACCAAAAGGAAGCTTACTGAAATAAAGCTAAGTATGGCTGGTGGGCTTTTTGGCTCGTAG
- the nuoK gene encoding NADH-quinone oxidoreductase subunit NuoK: MENQLPSIPDVIAQVPLTNYVLLASILFVIGIVGVLIRRNALIMFMSIELMLNAVNLLLVSFSSYRSDPNGQVFVFFIIAVAAAEVAVGLAIIVMIYRNIRSIDIGLLDKLRG; the protein is encoded by the coding sequence ATGGAAAACCAACTACCATCTATACCTGACGTAATAGCCCAAGTACCGCTTACTAACTACGTGTTATTAGCTAGTATTTTGTTTGTTATAGGTATTGTAGGCGTATTGATAAGAAGAAACGCCCTCATCATGTTTATGTCCATTGAGCTTATGCTTAATGCGGTAAACTTACTTTTAGTTTCATTTTCGTCTTATAGGTCTGACCCGAACGGTCAGGTTTTCGTTTTTTTTATTATCGCGGTCGCTGCAGCTGAAGTAGCTGTTGGGCTTGCTATCATTGTCATGATTTATCGAAACATTAGGTCCATTGATATTGGCTTGTTAGATAAGCTGAGAGGTTAA